One window from the genome of Stigmatella aurantiaca encodes:
- a CDS encoding linear amide C-N hydrolase, with translation MCTDFLIQSADGAWVNGRSMEFGADLRTKIYVQAPKQKAVLRGLEGEAFETTPDHGYVGTSSFDLPVVTDGLNTAGLSTGALWLPGTEYQPISLSHKNVFCAFFVNWMLSHCATTDDVRHALESGSVHVVGGQWVAKAGPLHFPVHDAKGNSIVIEFLEGKPVISNNPVGVLTNRPVFPWQLENLRNYVNLTPWDKESVTLGSQSFAPTGHGTGMEGLPGHATPPARFVRAAYLKQFALQPKTAAETAVLAFHLLNSVDIPLGTVRAKTQPTLTNPEGVEYDYTQWAVVKDLTNRLLNIRVYGSPLAWSIDLKTLDFTALSGKQLPIPTGQVALPLPA, from the coding sequence ATGTGCACGGACTTTCTGATTCAGTCAGCGGATGGCGCCTGGGTGAATGGGCGCAGCATGGAATTCGGAGCGGACCTGCGCACGAAGATTTACGTGCAAGCGCCCAAGCAGAAGGCCGTGCTGCGAGGCCTGGAAGGCGAAGCGTTCGAGACCACGCCTGACCATGGCTACGTGGGCACGTCGTCCTTCGACTTGCCCGTGGTGACCGATGGCCTGAACACCGCGGGGCTCTCCACGGGGGCCCTGTGGCTGCCGGGCACCGAGTACCAACCGATCAGCCTGTCTCACAAGAATGTCTTCTGCGCCTTCTTCGTGAACTGGATGCTGAGCCATTGCGCCACGACGGACGACGTCCGCCACGCGCTGGAGAGCGGCTCGGTGCACGTGGTGGGCGGCCAGTGGGTGGCCAAGGCGGGACCGCTGCACTTCCCCGTCCACGACGCGAAGGGCAACAGCATCGTCATCGAGTTCCTGGAGGGCAAACCGGTCATCAGCAACAACCCGGTGGGCGTGCTCACCAACCGGCCGGTGTTTCCCTGGCAGTTGGAGAACCTGCGCAACTACGTGAACCTCACCCCCTGGGACAAGGAGAGCGTCACGCTGGGCAGCCAATCCTTCGCGCCCACGGGCCACGGCACGGGCATGGAGGGGCTTCCGGGCCACGCCACGCCGCCCGCCCGCTTCGTCCGGGCCGCATACCTGAAACAATTCGCCCTCCAACCCAAGACGGCGGCGGAGACGGCGGTGCTGGCCTTCCACCTGCTGAACAGCGTGGACATCCCGCTGGGTACCGTGCGCGCGAAGACCCAGCCGACGCTCACGAACCCCGAGGGGGTGGAGTATGACTATACGCAGTGGGCGGTGGTGAAGGACCTCACGAACCGGCTCCTCAACATCCGCGTCTACGGCAGTCCTCTGGCGTGGAGCATCGATCTCAAGACCCTGGACTTCACGGCCCTGAGCGGAAAGCAGTTGCCCATTCCCACGGGCCAGGTGGCCTTGCCGCTGCCGGCATAG
- a CDS encoding acyl-CoA thioesterase: MTAPFLAATLVTPLEAGRYRSRFEAPWYQGRGAYGGVVAGQLLRAMEHQVADPTRPVRSFTVHFCAPAVQGEAELEVRLERAGKLITHATARTVNAGGVVAVASATFGIARPGLEYLEARPPPVPPADDVPVLPEDVPMPDFCRFFEYRYCLGAAPYSGASEARTGGWIRPKGEPLTLDAALCVGLLDAYPPSVLSRLEGFRPAASVDFTVHFFQALPRSSGTPGEIFLRTGISRQAGEGFSEDLQDLWSADGVLLAQCRQLVAVLG, encoded by the coding sequence ATGACCGCGCCTTTTCTCGCCGCCACCCTTGTCACCCCCCTGGAAGCGGGACGTTACCGCAGCCGTTTTGAGGCGCCCTGGTACCAGGGGCGCGGGGCCTACGGGGGCGTCGTCGCGGGCCAACTGCTGCGCGCCATGGAGCACCAGGTGGCGGACCCCACCCGGCCCGTGCGCTCGTTCACCGTGCACTTCTGCGCGCCCGCCGTGCAGGGGGAGGCGGAGCTCGAGGTGCGCCTGGAGCGCGCCGGCAAGCTCATCACCCACGCCACCGCCCGGACCGTGAACGCCGGGGGCGTGGTGGCCGTGGCGAGCGCCACCTTCGGCATTGCCCGCCCGGGCCTCGAATACCTGGAGGCACGGCCTCCCCCGGTTCCTCCCGCCGATGATGTGCCGGTGCTGCCGGAGGACGTGCCCATGCCCGACTTCTGCCGGTTCTTCGAGTACCGCTACTGCCTGGGCGCTGCCCCGTACTCCGGCGCTTCGGAGGCCCGCACGGGCGGATGGATTCGCCCGAAGGGCGAGCCGCTGACGCTCGACGCGGCGCTGTGCGTGGGGCTGCTGGACGCCTATCCGCCCTCAGTGCTGTCACGCCTGGAGGGCTTCCGGCCCGCGGCCAGCGTGGACTTCACGGTGCACTTCTTCCAGGCCTTGCCCCGGTCCTCCGGGACTCCCGGAGAAATCTTCCTGCGCACCGGAATTTCCCGCCAGGCGGGCGAGGGGTTCTCGGAGGATCTCCAGGATCTCTGGAGCGCCGACGGGGTGCTGCTGGCCCAGTGCCGGCAACTCGTGGCGGTGCTCGGCTGA
- a CDS encoding tetratricopeptide repeat protein, with amino-acid sequence MAKTPPRGKSPAKKQPPRAAAPKPRKAPVKAPEKAPVKAARPPPAPVVPEVPVARAPVAPRRIAVEVEPPAPPRSAPKALPAGEPVDKGATFPLELDPKRIEEGLKKLQNEVAHWANKGRYTKVRFKFRGKQLLPDLPLAAVAAAEGLTFYWGGVLRLLIANVVGNSVLQVEFVNDADKRVQAGREALLSGDVEQALSLFREALVMDRDNAAAHLNVGVALKLKGDREAALVAFEKARKSDPEGPTGAEAERLAVPLRPKGVA; translated from the coding sequence ATGGCGAAGACTCCTCCCCGTGGTAAGTCCCCGGCGAAGAAGCAGCCCCCCCGCGCGGCGGCTCCCAAGCCTCGCAAGGCCCCGGTGAAGGCGCCCGAGAAGGCCCCCGTGAAGGCGGCCCGGCCGCCCCCGGCGCCGGTGGTGCCCGAGGTCCCCGTGGCTCGTGCCCCCGTGGCCCCCCGCCGCATCGCCGTCGAGGTCGAGCCCCCCGCGCCGCCCCGGTCCGCCCCCAAGGCCCTTCCCGCGGGCGAGCCCGTGGACAAGGGGGCCACGTTCCCCCTGGAGCTCGACCCCAAGCGCATCGAGGAGGGGCTCAAGAAGCTCCAGAACGAGGTGGCCCACTGGGCCAACAAGGGCCGCTACACCAAGGTCCGCTTCAAGTTCCGTGGAAAGCAGCTCCTGCCGGACCTGCCGCTGGCCGCCGTGGCCGCCGCCGAGGGGCTCACGTTCTACTGGGGCGGCGTCCTGCGCCTGCTCATCGCCAACGTGGTGGGCAACAGCGTGCTCCAGGTGGAGTTCGTCAACGACGCCGACAAGCGCGTCCAGGCAGGCAGGGAGGCCCTGCTGTCCGGCGACGTGGAGCAGGCCCTCTCACTGTTCCGGGAAGCCCTGGTGATGGACCGGGACAACGCCGCCGCGCACCTCAACGTGGGCGTGGCCCTGAAGCTCAAGGGAGACCGGGAAGCCGCGCTTGTGGCCTTTGAAAAGGCCCGCAAAAGCGATCCCGAAGGCCCCACCGGCGCCGAGGCCGAGCGGCTCGCCGTGCCCCTGCGTCCCAAGGGTGTCGCATAG
- the gyrA gene encoding DNA gyrase subunit A produces MADDTTDKPATPPASPPPPPPGSAGELIPVNIEDEMRRSYLDYSMSVIIGRALPDVRDGLKPVHRRVLYAMHDLGNTHNRAYKKSARVVGDVIGKYHPHGDASVYDAMVRLAQEWSLRYLLVDGQGNFGSVDGDSPAAMRYTEVRMDRLAEELLADIDKETVDFGPNYDDSLTEPLVMPTKFPNLLVNGSTGIAVGMTTNIPPHNMGEIIDGTLHLIDHPEATVRDLMQFIPGPDFPTAAILTGREGIVRAYETGRGQMTIRARTEIETSKKGDREAIIVTEIPYQVNKARLIEKIADLVREKKLEGISDIRDESDRQGMRIFIELKRDAIAGVVLNNLFSMTPMETTFGAVMLGIDGGQPRTLNLKELLDRFISHRRDVITRRSRYELRKALARLHIVEGLLVAQDLIDLVVSLIRASKDPDEARWGLMHILSSELYEHERFGNLPRIDYAQAKAQMERLVSRARAEEPDYFGLEHKYEGQGFSEIQAQNILEMRLQRLTGLQREELFKELLALVRDIARLRDILAHESSLLNVIKTELHDIRARYSDKRRTEITGAVSEITSEDLIAEEDMVVTLSHTGYVKRSPLTEYRAQKRGGRGKTGATTKEDDFVTDLFVASTHAYLMPITTKGKLYSLKVHQIPQASRTSRGKAIVNLVKFEEDEKLAQVLVTRDFPENRFVFFVTKKGVVKRTDLSAFANVRVSGIIALGIEEGDELVAVKITDGSKDILLSTAQGMSIRFPEEEVRSMGRQAYGVKGITLVDGDEVVGADVVEKDATILTVTENGYGKRTQETEYRVQGRGGKGIIDIKTTERNGKVVGLVQVKDADEVLLVTNGGMLIRMRAREISVIGRNTQGVRLIALENGSEKVTGISKLPESSTDSEEVLEGEGEGEAPVAGEPEAQAPGEPSEGASEEPSGGSEPEGGPSQEE; encoded by the coding sequence ATGGCCGACGACACCACCGACAAGCCGGCAACGCCCCCCGCTTCTCCGCCTCCGCCGCCCCCGGGGAGCGCCGGAGAGCTCATCCCCGTCAACATCGAAGACGAGATGCGCCGCTCGTATCTCGACTACTCCATGTCCGTCATCATCGGGCGCGCGCTGCCCGATGTGCGGGACGGCCTGAAGCCCGTGCACCGCCGCGTGCTCTACGCGATGCACGACCTGGGCAACACCCACAACCGCGCCTACAAGAAGAGCGCGCGCGTGGTGGGCGATGTGATCGGCAAGTATCACCCCCACGGCGATGCCTCCGTGTACGACGCCATGGTGCGCCTGGCCCAGGAATGGAGCCTGCGCTACCTGCTGGTGGACGGCCAGGGCAACTTCGGCAGCGTGGACGGCGACTCGCCCGCGGCCATGCGCTACACCGAGGTGCGCATGGACCGCCTGGCCGAGGAACTGCTGGCGGACATCGACAAGGAGACCGTGGACTTCGGGCCCAACTACGACGACTCGCTCACCGAGCCGCTCGTGATGCCCACGAAGTTCCCCAACCTGCTGGTCAACGGCTCCACCGGCATCGCGGTGGGCATGACGACCAACATCCCGCCCCACAACATGGGCGAGATCATCGATGGGACGCTGCACCTCATCGACCACCCGGAGGCCACCGTCCGGGACCTGATGCAGTTCATCCCCGGGCCGGACTTCCCCACCGCCGCCATCCTCACCGGCCGCGAGGGCATCGTGCGCGCCTACGAGACGGGCCGCGGGCAGATGACCATCCGGGCCCGCACGGAGATCGAGACCAGCAAGAAGGGGGACCGTGAGGCCATCATCGTCACGGAGATTCCCTACCAGGTGAACAAGGCGCGGCTCATCGAGAAGATCGCCGACCTGGTGCGCGAGAAGAAGCTGGAGGGCATCAGCGACATCCGCGACGAGAGCGACCGGCAGGGCATGCGCATCTTCATCGAGCTCAAGCGCGACGCCATCGCCGGCGTGGTGCTCAACAACCTGTTCTCGATGACGCCGATGGAGACCACCTTCGGCGCGGTGATGCTGGGCATCGACGGCGGGCAGCCCCGCACGCTCAACCTCAAGGAGCTGCTGGACCGGTTCATCTCCCACCGCCGCGACGTCATCACCCGCCGCAGCCGCTACGAGCTGCGCAAGGCGCTCGCGCGCCTGCACATCGTCGAGGGCTTGCTCGTCGCGCAGGACCTCATCGACCTGGTGGTGAGCCTCATCCGCGCCTCGAAGGATCCGGACGAGGCGCGCTGGGGCCTCATGCACATCCTGTCCTCGGAGCTCTACGAGCACGAGCGCTTCGGCAACCTGCCGCGCATCGACTACGCGCAGGCCAAGGCGCAGATGGAGAGGCTCGTCAGCCGCGCGCGCGCCGAGGAGCCCGACTACTTCGGCCTGGAGCACAAGTACGAGGGCCAGGGCTTCAGCGAAATCCAGGCGCAGAACATCCTGGAGATGCGCCTGCAGCGGCTCACCGGCTTGCAGCGCGAGGAACTCTTCAAGGAGCTGCTGGCGCTGGTGCGCGACATCGCCCGGCTTCGCGACATCCTCGCCCACGAGAGCAGCCTGCTGAACGTCATCAAGACGGAGCTGCACGACATCCGCGCCCGCTACAGCGACAAGCGCCGCACGGAAATCACCGGCGCGGTGTCGGAGATCACCAGCGAGGACCTCATCGCCGAGGAGGACATGGTCGTCACCCTGTCCCACACCGGCTACGTGAAGCGCTCGCCGCTCACCGAGTACCGGGCGCAGAAGCGCGGCGGACGCGGCAAGACGGGGGCGACGACGAAGGAAGACGACTTCGTCACCGACCTGTTCGTGGCCAGCACCCACGCGTACCTCATGCCCATCACCACCAAGGGCAAGCTGTACTCGCTCAAGGTGCACCAGATTCCCCAGGCCAGCCGCACCTCGCGCGGCAAGGCCATCGTCAACCTGGTGAAGTTCGAGGAGGACGAGAAGCTCGCCCAGGTGCTGGTGACGCGGGACTTCCCCGAGAACCGCTTCGTCTTCTTCGTCACCAAGAAGGGCGTGGTGAAGCGCACGGACCTGAGTGCGTTCGCCAACGTGCGCGTCAGCGGCATCATCGCGCTGGGCATCGAGGAGGGGGACGAGCTGGTGGCGGTGAAAATCACCGACGGCAGCAAGGACATCCTCCTGTCCACCGCCCAGGGCATGAGCATCCGCTTCCCCGAGGAGGAGGTGCGCTCCATGGGCCGCCAGGCCTACGGCGTGAAGGGCATCACCCTGGTGGACGGCGACGAGGTGGTGGGCGCCGACGTGGTGGAGAAGGACGCCACCATCCTCACGGTGACGGAGAACGGCTACGGCAAGCGCACCCAGGAGACCGAGTACCGGGTGCAGGGCCGCGGCGGCAAGGGCATCATCGACATCAAGACCACCGAGCGGAACGGCAAGGTGGTGGGCCTGGTGCAGGTGAAGGACGCGGACGAGGTGCTGCTCGTCACCAACGGCGGCATGCTCATCCGGATGCGGGCCCGGGAGATCTCCGTCATTGGCCGCAACACGCAGGGCGTGCGGCTCATCGCCCTGGAGAACGGCTCCGAGAAGGTGACGGGCATCTCCAAGCTGCCCGAGTCCAGCACCGACTCCGAGGAAGTCCTGGAGGGCGAGGGTGAGGGCGAGGCCCCGGTGGCCGGCGAGCCCGAGGCGCAGGCTCCTGGAGAGCCCTCCGAGGGGGCTTCCGAGGAGCCCTCCGGCGGCTCCGAGCCCGAGGGGGGACCGTCCCAAGAGGAGTAA
- a CDS encoding sensor histidine kinase — protein MGDSAGRGAGTPPPEDDAAKRALEAAEQRLRQVLGSTEGIVIELGLDGLCLAVWTRDDELLAAPQASVVGRTLVDILGPEVGPPMVERVQRVVSTGQFERFEYAMEVAGGRRWFCAETLSLSPRPSATFLIRDITLQKTLELRLIQADRLASLGTLAASVAHEVSNPLGYISANLNFALSGMAEMRKALRGANGAAPDLSFLALTLEECREALDEAREGTVRLLHVTGDLKMYARGEDSIEGWANVQQAFESSLNMAQGTLQLRARILNHLQPVPPVRGSEARLGQVFLNLLLNAAQAIPEGAPEQHAVEVRLGVEAQWVVAEVRDTGVGIAPEHLKRIFDPFFTTKPVGVGTGLGLSICYSIVKGLGGEISVESTVGKGTCFRVALPLRDGATPLPEPI, from the coding sequence ATGGGTGACTCCGCTGGCCGGGGGGCTGGCACGCCCCCCCCTGAAGATGACGCAGCCAAGCGCGCGCTGGAGGCCGCCGAGCAGCGGCTTCGCCAGGTGCTGGGCAGCACCGAGGGCATCGTCATCGAACTGGGCCTCGATGGACTCTGCCTGGCGGTCTGGACCCGCGACGACGAGCTGCTGGCCGCCCCCCAGGCCTCCGTGGTGGGCCGCACGCTGGTGGACATCCTCGGCCCCGAGGTGGGCCCGCCCATGGTGGAGCGCGTTCAGCGCGTGGTGTCCACCGGGCAGTTCGAGCGCTTCGAGTATGCGATGGAGGTGGCCGGGGGGCGCCGGTGGTTCTGCGCCGAGACCCTGAGCCTCTCGCCACGCCCCAGCGCGACGTTTCTGATCCGCGACATCACCCTGCAGAAGACCCTGGAGCTGCGGCTGATTCAGGCCGACCGGCTGGCGTCGCTGGGGACGCTGGCCGCCAGCGTGGCCCACGAGGTGAGCAACCCGCTGGGCTACATCTCCGCCAACCTCAACTTCGCCCTCAGCGGCATGGCGGAGATGCGCAAGGCGCTGCGCGGCGCCAACGGCGCGGCGCCGGACCTCTCCTTCCTGGCGTTGACCCTGGAGGAGTGCCGCGAGGCGCTCGACGAGGCGCGCGAGGGCACCGTGCGGCTGCTCCACGTCACCGGGGACCTGAAGATGTACGCGCGGGGCGAGGACTCCATCGAGGGGTGGGCGAACGTCCAGCAGGCCTTCGAGAGCTCGCTCAACATGGCCCAGGGGACCCTTCAGCTCCGGGCCCGGATCCTCAACCACTTGCAGCCGGTGCCCCCGGTGCGCGGCAGCGAGGCCCGCCTGGGCCAGGTGTTCCTCAACCTGCTGCTCAACGCGGCCCAGGCCATCCCCGAGGGGGCGCCCGAGCAGCACGCCGTGGAGGTGCGCCTGGGCGTGGAGGCGCAGTGGGTGGTGGCCGAGGTGCGTGACACCGGGGTGGGCATTGCCCCCGAGCACCTCAAGCGCATCTTCGATCCGTTCTTCACCACCAAGCCCGTGGGCGTGGGCACGGGGCTGGGGCTCTCCATCTGCTACAGCATCGTCAAGGGGCTCGGCGGGGAGATCTCCGTGGAGAGCACCGTGGGCAAGGGGACGTGCTTCCGAGTGGCGTTGCCCCTGCGGGACGGGGCCACGCCGCTGCCCGAGCCCATCTGA
- a CDS encoding ABC transporter ATP-binding protein — protein MPLLSLDQLTFRYAAGGPAVVDGLCLELAPGETLALTGPSGCGKTAALRLVAGFERPQAGTVTLEGRLLSGPGVRVPSPQRRMGMVFQDFVLFPHLSVLENVTFGLDALPRPEQVARARGLLELFGLERFEARKPPALSGGQRQRVALARALALQPRVLLLDEPFAQLDAALRAVARSELRRVLQAQGTAVLLATKEPAEALALADRMAVMWAGKVAQAGPPEAVYTAPRNASVAWFLGGTNLVPGTGFGNGARTALGILPLRSEARGPVLLSLRPESLRLVPDTDTVAVGGALRAEVLAREFQGHGVEFTVGCAGLELTVRGPSDSPLRPGDRARLEVVGKAAVLEDAPPHARPPS, from the coding sequence ATGCCGCTGCTCTCCCTGGACCAGCTCACCTTCCGTTATGCCGCCGGCGGCCCCGCCGTGGTGGACGGGCTCTGCCTCGAGCTGGCGCCGGGCGAGACGCTGGCGCTGACGGGCCCCTCGGGCTGCGGCAAGACGGCGGCGCTGCGGCTCGTGGCGGGCTTCGAGCGGCCGCAGGCTGGCACCGTCACCCTGGAGGGCCGCCTGCTCTCCGGGCCGGGCGTGCGCGTGCCCTCGCCCCAGCGCCGCATGGGCATGGTGTTCCAGGACTTCGTCCTCTTTCCCCACCTGTCCGTGCTGGAGAACGTCACCTTCGGGCTCGATGCGCTGCCGCGCCCGGAGCAGGTGGCGCGTGCCCGGGGGCTGCTGGAGCTGTTCGGGCTGGAGCGCTTCGAGGCGCGCAAGCCTCCGGCGCTCTCGGGCGGCCAGCGGCAGCGGGTGGCGCTGGCCCGGGCGCTGGCCCTTCAGCCCCGGGTGCTGCTGCTCGATGAGCCCTTCGCTCAGCTCGACGCGGCGCTGCGGGCCGTGGCCCGGAGCGAGCTGCGCCGGGTGCTCCAGGCCCAGGGGACGGCGGTGCTGCTGGCCACGAAGGAGCCGGCGGAGGCGCTGGCCCTCGCGGACCGGATGGCGGTGATGTGGGCGGGGAAGGTGGCGCAGGCCGGGCCGCCCGAGGCCGTCTATACGGCGCCGCGCAACGCCTCCGTGGCGTGGTTCCTGGGCGGCACCAACCTCGTGCCGGGCACGGGCTTCGGCAACGGGGCGCGGACGGCGCTGGGGATTCTCCCGCTGCGCTCCGAGGCCCGGGGGCCCGTGCTGCTGTCCCTGCGGCCCGAGAGCCTGCGGCTCGTGCCGGACACGGACACGGTGGCAGTGGGGGGCGCCCTGCGCGCGGAGGTGCTCGCGCGCGAGTTCCAAGGACACGGGGTGGAGTTCACCGTGGGGTGCGCGGGCCTGGAGCTGACGGTGCGGGGGCCCTCGGACTCGCCGCTGCGTCCTGGAGACCGGGCCCGCCTGGAAGTCGTGGGCAAGGCCGCGGTGCTGGAGGATGCGCCGCCCCATGCCCGCCCGCCCTCCTAG
- a CDS encoding YkvA family protein codes for MGTRFFGYLRDDRVPLWKKLTGVLAVLYFLSPVDLIPDVLPLLGWLDDLGVLSAVAFYMVRQVQQHRPGLDAPGVPKGAF; via the coding sequence ATGGGTACCCGTTTCTTCGGATACCTTCGGGATGACCGCGTGCCGCTGTGGAAGAAGCTCACCGGCGTGCTGGCCGTGCTGTACTTCCTGTCCCCCGTGGATCTGATTCCGGACGTGCTGCCGCTCTTGGGCTGGCTGGATGACCTGGGCGTGCTGTCCGCGGTGGCCTTCTACATGGTCCGCCAGGTGCAGCAGCACCGCCCGGGGTTGGACGCCCCGGGCGTGCCCAAGGGCGCGTTCTGA
- a CDS encoding VIT domain-containing protein, with protein MNTALPGCGLYTRDGAKVPLQGVEVTGELLGSHARVRVRQRYLNTERRPVEAVYVFPLPSDGTLTGFSLECNGRRLQGVVKEREEAFRTYDDAITAGHGAALLDQERANVFTAQVGNLLPDEETYVEVEFLQAIQVEEGSVRWMLPTLVAPRYIPGAPQGDRTAHGTASPTPRVPDADRITPPMGNVGYGLKLDLKVDLGREVVVESPSHALSLEKEGTRVRVKFARDEVALDRDFVLTVRSPDTSTQLTPLVAHRQGEKPGTFALTVVPDLLGLAAGPKRQEVVFVVDTSGSMDGESLPQAQGALRLCLRHLREGDRFNIIAFDTSFQTFAPEPAVFTQKTLEQADRWVAALSAAGGTELLQPMLAAVQGVPDGVVVLLTDGQVGNESEILQAVLGARKTARIYSFGIGTNVSDALLRDLARQTGGAVEFIHPGERIDDKVVAQFSRALAPRITGLQAQFEGVEGVELAPAELPPLVDAVPWTLLGRYPTPGQGKVTLRGRSGTEPFVLTVPVDFPAVSDRPVVEKWWAAERIRGWEAAELDSRRAQRMKERIVQLAVEHQLVTRHTSFVVVEERTGERRASGQPETRVVPVHAPAGWAMLGTAHSQGQQDGAMAVPPPGAAPKPLRKPSLVARGVAPQGIPAPAPAMAASRSRAQREEETTGSFLTLDASEAPELALHEGSGGFPVPPPPAAPAPAPAKKKGLLDGLFGKAEAPALAKEASRREKAAAAPEPQGPEDATTLLSRQLASGLWDGAGPGTEAERQARATALALLELLRQGITSQHPLHGAQVKKAVEALLQLTPGLGHAPPVVELALGVAWLVAAGPRTRGRIAQAAQPLAGLSTRMGDEVALRQHVDALATR; from the coding sequence ATGAACACTGCGCTGCCAGGCTGTGGGCTGTACACCCGCGACGGGGCGAAGGTCCCCCTGCAAGGGGTGGAGGTGACGGGCGAGCTGCTCGGAAGCCACGCGCGGGTGCGTGTCCGCCAGCGCTACCTCAACACCGAGCGCCGGCCCGTGGAGGCCGTCTACGTCTTCCCCCTGCCCTCGGACGGGACGCTCACCGGCTTCAGCCTGGAGTGCAACGGCCGCCGCCTCCAGGGCGTGGTGAAGGAGCGCGAGGAGGCCTTCCGCACGTATGACGACGCCATCACCGCGGGCCACGGCGCCGCGCTGCTCGACCAGGAGCGCGCCAACGTCTTCACCGCGCAGGTGGGCAACCTGCTGCCGGACGAGGAGACGTACGTGGAGGTGGAGTTCCTCCAGGCCATCCAGGTGGAGGAGGGCAGCGTGCGGTGGATGCTGCCCACGCTGGTGGCCCCGCGCTACATCCCCGGAGCGCCCCAGGGGGACCGCACCGCCCACGGCACGGCCTCGCCCACCCCGCGCGTTCCGGACGCGGACCGCATCACGCCTCCCATGGGGAACGTGGGCTACGGGCTGAAGCTGGACCTGAAGGTGGACCTGGGCCGGGAGGTGGTGGTGGAGAGCCCCTCCCATGCGCTGAGCCTGGAGAAGGAGGGCACGCGGGTGCGCGTGAAGTTCGCGCGGGACGAGGTGGCGCTGGACCGGGACTTCGTCCTCACCGTGCGCAGCCCGGACACGAGCACGCAGCTCACCCCACTGGTGGCCCACCGCCAGGGCGAGAAGCCGGGCACCTTCGCCCTCACCGTGGTGCCGGACCTCTTGGGCCTGGCGGCGGGGCCCAAGCGCCAGGAGGTGGTGTTCGTGGTGGACACCTCGGGCTCCATGGACGGCGAGAGCCTGCCCCAGGCCCAGGGCGCGCTCCGGCTGTGCCTGCGCCACCTGCGCGAGGGGGACCGCTTCAACATCATCGCCTTCGACACCTCCTTCCAGACCTTCGCCCCGGAGCCGGCCGTCTTCACGCAGAAGACCCTGGAGCAGGCGGACCGGTGGGTGGCCGCGCTGAGCGCCGCCGGGGGCACGGAGCTGCTCCAGCCGATGCTCGCCGCCGTGCAGGGTGTGCCCGACGGCGTCGTGGTGCTGCTCACGGATGGGCAGGTGGGCAACGAATCGGAGATCCTCCAGGCGGTGCTCGGCGCGCGGAAGACGGCGCGCATCTACTCGTTTGGCATTGGCACCAACGTGAGCGATGCGCTGCTGAGAGACTTGGCCCGGCAGACGGGCGGCGCGGTGGAGTTCATCCACCCCGGGGAGCGCATCGACGACAAGGTCGTGGCGCAGTTCTCCCGGGCGCTCGCGCCGCGCATCACCGGGCTGCAAGCGCAGTTCGAGGGTGTGGAGGGCGTGGAGCTGGCCCCCGCCGAGCTGCCCCCGCTGGTGGATGCCGTGCCCTGGACGCTGCTGGGCCGCTACCCCACGCCGGGCCAGGGCAAGGTGACGCTCCGGGGCCGCTCGGGCACGGAGCCCTTCGTCCTCACCGTGCCGGTGGACTTTCCCGCCGTCTCGGACCGGCCCGTGGTGGAGAAGTGGTGGGCCGCCGAGCGCATCCGGGGCTGGGAGGCCGCCGAGCTCGACAGCCGCCGCGCCCAGCGCATGAAGGAGCGCATCGTCCAGCTCGCCGTGGAGCACCAGCTCGTCACGCGCCATACCTCCTTCGTGGTGGTGGAGGAGCGCACCGGGGAGCGCCGCGCCTCCGGCCAGCCCGAGACACGGGTGGTTCCCGTCCATGCGCCCGCGGGCTGGGCCATGCTCGGAACGGCCCATTCTCAGGGACAGCAGGACGGAGCCATGGCGGTGCCCCCGCCCGGCGCCGCGCCCAAGCCGCTCCGCAAGCCCAGCCTCGTGGCCCGGGGAGTCGCCCCCCAAGGCATCCCCGCCCCGGCCCCGGCCATGGCGGCGTCGCGCTCGCGAGCTCAGCGGGAAGAGGAGACCACGGGCTCATTCCTCACGCTGGATGCCTCCGAGGCGCCCGAGCTGGCGCTCCATGAGGGCTCCGGGGGATTCCCCGTGCCGCCTCCCCCTGCGGCCCCGGCGCCCGCGCCCGCCAAGAAGAAGGGCCTTCTCGACGGTCTCTTTGGAAAGGCCGAAGCCCCCGCCCTGGCGAAGGAAGCCTCCCGCCGCGAGAAGGCGGCCGCCGCGCCGGAGCCGCAGGGCCCCGAGGACGCCACCACGCTGCTGTCCCGCCAGCTCGCCAGCGGGCTGTGGGACGGCGCGGGGCCGGGCACGGAGGCCGAGCGCCAGGCCCGCGCCACCGCGCTCGCCCTCTTGGAGTTGCTGCGCCAGGGCATCACCAGCCAGCACCCGCTCCATGGCGCGCAGGTGAAGAAGGCGGTGGAGGCGCTGCTCCAGCTGACCCCGGGCTTGGGCCACGCGCCCCCGGTGGTGGAGCTCGCCCTGGGCGTGGCCTGGCTGGTGGCCGCGGGGCCCCGGACGCGCGGACGGATCGCCCAGGCGGCCCAGCCCCTCGCGGGGCTCAGCACCCGCATGGGCGACGAGGTGGCGCTGCGCCAGCACGTGGATGCCCTCGCCACCCGGTGA